The following are encoded in a window of Thunnus albacares chromosome 9, fThuAlb1.1, whole genome shotgun sequence genomic DNA:
- the atp11b gene encoding phospholipid-transporting ATPase IF: MLRWIRQQLGFDPPHQSETRTIYVANRFPQHGHYVPPRFADNRIISSKYTIWNFVPKNLFEQFRRIANFYFLIIFLVQLMIDTPTSPVTSGLPLFFVITVTAIKQGYEDWLRHKADNEVNGAPVFVVRSGSLVQTRSKNIRVGDIVRVAKDETFPVDLVLLSSDRADGTCHITTASLDGETNLKTHYSVAETSVCQSVSRLEALQAVVECQQPEADLYRFVGRITVTQQGEEIVRPLGPENLLLRGARLKNTKEIFGVAVYTGMESKMALNYKCKSQKRSAVEKSMNTFLIIYLVILLFEAILSTILKYAWQAEEKWDEPFYNQKTEQERNSSPILKFISDFLAFMVLYNFIIPISLYVTVEMQKFLGSFFIGWDLDLYHEESDQKAQVNTSDLNEELGQVEYVFTDKTGTLTENEMQFRECSINGIKYREVNGKLVPEGLTDNSPDGSTPHLTGEELLFLKAVSLCHTVQISYDQPDCLVGGGDPFSHANGFSSNHMEYYASSPDEKALVEAAKRIGVAFTCCSGDTMEIKTFGKSEKYKLLHVLEFDADRRRMSVILQNPSGGKVLFTKGAESAILPFTTSGEIEKTRLHVDEFALKGLRTLVVACRHFSPEEYIDVDRRLNSARTALQQREEKLQEAFSYIERDLQLLGATGVEDKLQDKVQETIEALRLAGIKVWVLTGDKHETAVSVSLSCGHFHRTMNILELLQQRSDNECAEQLRRLARRIKEDHVIQHGLVVDGASLSLALREHEKLFMEVCKNCSAVLCCRMAPLQKAKVVRLLKTSPEKPITLAIGDGANDVSMIQEAHVGIGIMGKEGRQAVRNSDYAIARFKFLAKLLLVHGHFYYIRISTLVQYFFYKNVCFITPQFLYQFFCLFSQQTLYDSVYLTLYNICFTSLPILVYSLFEQLVHPHVLQNKPGLYRDISKNSLLSFWTFLYWTLLGFCHAFVFFFGSYILMGEDTTLMGNGQMFGNWTFGTLVFTVMVITVTLKLALETHFWTWMNHFVTWGSIAFYFIFSLFYGGIIWPFLHTQDMYFVFVQLLSSGSAWFAIIIIVITCLFPDMVKKVFYRHLQPTSTQKSQSLSATQTQALSCMESLCCYQHGQSGCSRLAHLLEQMTGQCRASANHCHASSNRWGGRQQQMILNPDEPSPPLGCKNLGCMPEGFSS, from the exons ATGCTACGGTGGATACGACAGCAGCTG GGCTTTGACCCCCCACATCAGAGCGAGACCAGGACGATTTATGTAGCAAACCGTTTCCCCCAGCATGGCCACTACGTACCACCACGCTTTGCTGACAACAGAATCATCTCATCCAAG TACACAATTTGGAATTTTGTCCCTAAGAATCTGTTCGAGCAGTTCAGGAGAATAGCCAACTTCTATTTTCTCATTATCTTCCTTGTACAg TTAATGATAGACACCCCGACATCCCCCGTCACCAGCggtcttcctctcttctttgtGATCACAGTAACTGCCATAAAACAG GGCTACGAGGATTGGCTGAGACACAAGGCTGACAACGAGGTGAACGGGGCTCCAGTGTTTGTGGTCCGCAGTGGAAGTCTGGTCCAGACAAGATCcaagaatatcagg GTGGGGGACATTGTACGTGTGGCTAAAGATGAGACGTTCCCGGTCGACCTGGTGTTGCTGTCATCAGACCGTGCAGATGGCACCTGTCACATCACCACAGCCAGCCTCGATGGGGAGACTAACCTGAAG ACCCACTACTCTGTGGCGGAGACATcagtgtgtcagtcagtgtcCCGACTGGAGGCCCTGCAGGCTGTGGTGGAGTGTCAACAACCGGAAGCTGACTTGTACAG GTTTGTGGGTCGGATTACAGTGACTCAGCAAGGAGAGGAGATAGTCAG ACCGCTGGGTCCAGAAAACTTGCTTCTGAGAGGAgccaggttgaaaaataccaaagagATTTTCG GTGTGGCGGTTTACACAGGGATGGAGTCCAAGATGGCCCTCAACTATAAGTGCAAGTCCCAGAAACGCTCTGCAGTAGAGAA GTCCATGAACACCTTCCTAATCATCTACCTGGTCATCTTGCTGTTCGAGGCCATCCTCAGCACCATCCTGAAGTATGCCTGGCAGGCTGAGGAAAAATGGGACGAGCCTTTCTACAACCAAAAGACTGAacaagagagaaacagcagtCCG ATCTTGAAGTTCATCTCAGACTTCTTGGCATTTATGGTCCTCTATAACTTCATCATCCCCATCTCGCTCTACGTTACTGTGGAGATGCAGAAGTTCCTGGGCTCCTTTTTCATTGGCTGGGATTTGGACCTTTACCACGAAGAGAGTGACCAGAAAGCTCAGGTCAACACTTCTGACCTTAATGAGGAGCTGGGGCAG GTGGAGTATGTGTTTACTGATAAGACGGGTACGCTGACGGAAAACGAGATGCAGTTCCGCGAGTGTTCAATTAACGGAATCAAGTACCGCGAAGTTAACGGCAAACTTGTACCAGAGGGACTGACCGACAACTCACCTGATGGTTCTACACCTCACCTG ACTGGTGAGGAATTGTTATTTCTCAAGGCGGTATCATTGTGTCACACGGTTCAGATCAGCTACGATCAGCCAGACTGCCTGGTCGGAGGAGGAGACCCGTTCTCCCACGCTAACGGTTTCTCTTCCAACCACATGGAATACTACGCCTCTTCACCCGATGAGAAAGCATTGGTAGAGGCAGCAAAGAG aATTGGAGTGGCCTTCACATGCTGCAGCGGAGATACCATGGAAATCAAAACATTCGGCAAGTCAGAGAA GTACAAACTGCTCCATGTGTTAGAATTCGATGCTGATCGCCGGAGGATGAGCGTCATACTACAGAATCCCTCAG GGGGCAAAGTGCTGTTCACCAAGGGAGCAGAGTCAGCCATCTTGCCTTTCACTACCAGCGGTGAGATTGAAAAGACGAGACTGCACGTAGACGAGTTCGCCTTG AAAGGTTTGCGGACCCTGGTGGTAGCATGTCGCCACTTCAGCCCAGAGGAGTACATTGATGTGGACAGGCGTCTGAACAGTGCCCGCACCGCgctgcagcagagagaggagaaactgCAGGAGGCCTTCAGCTACATAGAGAGAGACCTGCAGCTTTTGGGAGCAACGGGGGTGGAGGACAA ACTCCAAGACAAAGTCCAGGAGACCATTGAAGCTCTGCGGCTGGCGGGAATTAAAGTATGGGTGCTGACGGGGGACAAACATGAGACGGCGGTCAGCGTCAGCCTGTCCTGTGGTCACTTCCACAGAACCATGAACATCCTGGAGCTCCTGCAGCAGCGTTCTGACAATGAGTGTGCCGAGCAACTCCGCAGACTGGCCAGgag GATAAAGGAGGACCATGTCATACAGCATGGGTTGGTTGTGGATGGGGCCAGTTTGTCTTTGGCACTGAGGGAACACGAGAAGCTTTTTATGGAAGTGTGTAAAAACTGTTCAGCTGTGCTGTGCTGCCGCATGGCCCCACTGCAGAAAGCGAAG GTGGTGCgtcttttaaaaacatctccAGAGAAACCCATCACCTTAGCTATCGGGGATGGAGCCAACGATGTCAGTATGATACAAGAAGCCCACGTGGGCATAG GTATCATGGGGAAGGAGGGTCGTCAGGCCGTGAGGAACAGTGACTATGCAATTGCCAGATTTAAGTTCCTGGCTAAACTACTGCTGGTCCACGGTCACTTCTACTACATTCGAATATCTACGCTTGTACAGTACTTTTTCTACAAG aatgtgtgttttatcacGCCCCAGTTTTTATACCAgttcttctgtctgttttcaCAACAA ACTCTGTATGACAGTGTTTATCTGACGCTGTACAACATCTGCTTCACCTCGCTGCCCATCCTGGTGTACAGTCTCTTTGAACAGCTGGTCCATCCACACGTTCTGCAGAATAAACCAGGCCTGTACAG AGACATCAGCAAGAACTCTCTGCTGTCTTTCTGGACGTTCCTGTACTGGACTCTGTTGGGCTTCTGTCACgcctttgtcttcttcttcgGATCCTACATACTGATGGGAGAAGACACCACGCTTATGGGCAACGGGCAg ATGTTTGGGAACTGGACCTTTGGAACGCTGGTCTTTACTGTCATGGTCATCACTGTCACATTAAAG CTTGCGTTAGAGACTCATTTCTGGACATGGATGAACCATTTTGTGACGTGGGGCTCGATCGCTTTCTacttcatcttctctctcttctatgGAGGCATCATCTG GCCGTTCCTCCACACCCAGGACATGTACTTCGTCTTCGTGCAGCTGCTGTCAAGCGGCTCGGCATGGTtcgccatcatcatcatcgtcataaCTTGCCTGTTTCCCGACATGGTGAAGAAGGTCTTCTACCGACATCTGCAGCCCACCAGCACACAGAAGAGTCAG